In Halopseudomonas nanhaiensis, a single window of DNA contains:
- the truA gene encoding tRNA pseudouridine(38-40) synthase TruA, with protein MAESESKAAALGAAAGISRVAACIEYRGSAYRGWQLQQPGVASVQGAVEKALSRVANHPVQTSCAGRTDAGVHASCQIIHFDTTAIRSSENWFLGTNANLPSDISLSWARAMPMDFHARFSAMARRYRYVIYNDRVRPAHLAHEVTWNYRPLDLERMQAAAEVLVGEHDFTSFRAIACQAKSPVKKVHHLRLVRFGRFIVLDIRANAFLHHMVRNIAGTLMQIGCGERPVEWTRDILHARDRRSGGLTAPAFGLYLVDVTYPERFVLPQRYIGPHFLAPLNELDD; from the coding sequence ATGGCTGAAAGTGAGTCCAAGGCGGCCGCCCTCGGGGCGGCCGCTGGCATTTCCAGGGTTGCTGCCTGCATCGAATATCGCGGTTCGGCTTACCGCGGCTGGCAGCTCCAGCAGCCTGGTGTCGCGAGTGTTCAGGGCGCCGTCGAAAAGGCCTTGTCACGCGTTGCCAATCATCCGGTTCAGACCTCCTGTGCCGGACGAACGGACGCAGGTGTCCACGCGTCCTGTCAGATCATCCACTTCGACACCACCGCGATCCGCTCCTCGGAGAACTGGTTTCTCGGGACCAATGCCAATCTGCCGTCCGACATCAGTTTGTCCTGGGCACGAGCCATGCCGATGGATTTCCATGCCCGGTTCTCCGCCATGGCCAGGCGCTACCGGTATGTGATTTACAACGATCGGGTTCGCCCTGCGCATCTGGCTCACGAAGTCACCTGGAATTACCGACCGCTGGATCTGGAGCGCATGCAGGCTGCGGCCGAGGTTCTGGTCGGCGAGCACGACTTCACCTCCTTCCGCGCCATCGCCTGTCAGGCCAAGTCGCCGGTGAAGAAGGTTCATCATCTGCGGCTGGTTCGCTTCGGCCGCTTCATTGTCCTCGATATTCGCGCCAATGCATTTCTGCATCACATGGTGCGCAACATAGCCGGAACCCTCATGCAGATCGGCTGCGGGGAGCGCCCGGTGGAGTGGACCCGCGACATCCTGCATGCGCGGGATCGACGGTCGGGCGGGCTCACTGCCCCGGCGTTCGGTCTGTATCTGGTTGATGTCACCTATCCCGAGCGCTTCGTTCTTCCGCAGCGTTACATCGGTCCACATTTTCTGGCGCCGCTCAACGAGCTCGACGACTGA
- a CDS encoding phosphoribosylanthranilate isomerase: MVRVKICGITRPEDALAAAGAGADAIGLVFYPGSPRHVSPDAAARIVKALPPFVTSVGLFVDAGEADVREVLRQVPLDLLQFHGDEPDEFCSRFGVPYMKALRVRPGDDLDALAAQWPGACAILLDAYKPGMPGGTGERFDWSMIPASRSWTLVLAGGLDASNVRQAIDLARPWAVDVSGGVEADKGIKDPEKINAFVQEVKRV; the protein is encoded by the coding sequence ATGGTTCGAGTCAAAATCTGCGGTATTACTCGCCCCGAGGACGCCTTGGCGGCTGCCGGCGCAGGCGCAGATGCCATCGGGCTGGTGTTCTATCCCGGTAGCCCGCGACACGTCTCCCCGGATGCAGCCGCCAGGATCGTCAAGGCGCTGCCCCCCTTCGTGACGTCCGTTGGCTTGTTCGTCGATGCTGGCGAGGCTGACGTGCGCGAGGTCCTTCGTCAGGTTCCGCTGGACCTTCTGCAGTTCCACGGAGACGAGCCGGACGAATTCTGCAGCCGTTTCGGCGTCCCGTACATGAAGGCGCTGCGCGTACGTCCGGGCGACGATCTCGACGCACTGGCCGCGCAATGGCCGGGCGCATGCGCAATCCTTCTCGATGCTTACAAGCCTGGCATGCCCGGTGGTACCGGCGAACGGTTCGACTGGTCGATGATCCCGGCGAGCCGCAGCTGGACGCTCGTTCTGGCAGGCGGGCTCGACGCGAGCAATGTGCGCCAGGCGATCGATCTGGCGAGGCCCTGGGCAGTCGATGTCAGCGGCGGCGTCGAGGCCGACAAGGGCATCAAGGATCCGGAAAAAATCAACGCTTTTGTTCAAGAGGTGAAGCGTGTCTGA